The following are encoded in a window of Jeotgalibacillus aurantiacus genomic DNA:
- a CDS encoding methyl-accepting chemotaxis protein, whose protein sequence is MKKQLQSIRMKLILTTSVVLIASFVVLLGLTGWQLHDRTENNVLSQAEGIAGELNNTVETFLDQYGRSIEQVASTTTAIEYVESSLEDGDAASPGELESLLEEYLGIYSDPSSIYVAADNGSLLISPFVDLPADFDATTRDWYINSAAAPDEILWSEPYIDEATGEYVITASKGIQSGGQVIGVVGVDVKLGDLTSKLGEAQIGYGGFPFVLSSQGIALVHPTLESESLMDYDFIQDVYSDQDGTGSIEYTLEGSDKLLVYSTSANTGWKVGVAFEQSDIAAESQSILLLLIVIGVATLIVAAVIMSIVAGRFSKPIVRLNEAVRQVANGDLSVKSDVNSKDEIGDLSHQFNLMVDHMNDIISMVKTSVDEVRGSAEGLSAVAEETNASSEQVASAVSDIADGATQSAEEADEANRQSSRLSDQINTISEQSRQMSEVASEAGEVNQNGLNQMKQLKDYHESSAGFILSMESVIQDLEQKVQTIESVMSTITDISSQTNLLALNASIEAARAGEHGKGFAVVADEVRKLAEQSVRATDEVKQTIVDIQDSSKRAVSEMGRTKETFDSQSEVVEKTNEIFMRMSDFMSTMETSILAVYREIEDVSSSKEVVTRVIQEMAAMSEETAASCQQVAASTDEQVRAIQTVTESAERLSELSDDLLQAVNRFQLAEDKSELN, encoded by the coding sequence ATGAAAAAGCAGTTACAATCAATCCGGATGAAGCTGATTTTGACAACTTCTGTCGTTTTAATTGCGTCATTTGTTGTGTTACTCGGTTTAACAGGGTGGCAGCTTCACGATCGGACAGAGAATAATGTTCTCTCTCAGGCTGAAGGAATCGCAGGAGAATTGAATAATACAGTAGAAACGTTTTTAGATCAGTATGGACGAAGTATTGAACAGGTAGCATCGACCACAACGGCGATTGAATACGTTGAGTCTTCCTTAGAGGACGGGGATGCGGCATCACCTGGTGAGCTGGAATCATTATTGGAAGAGTACCTGGGGATCTATTCTGATCCATCCTCTATTTATGTTGCGGCAGATAATGGATCGCTTCTTATCTCGCCATTTGTAGACCTGCCTGCTGATTTTGATGCAACCACGCGTGACTGGTACATCAATTCAGCAGCTGCGCCTGACGAGATTTTATGGAGTGAGCCTTATATTGATGAAGCAACAGGTGAATACGTCATTACAGCCTCTAAAGGCATCCAGAGCGGCGGACAGGTGATTGGGGTTGTCGGGGTAGACGTCAAGCTTGGGGATTTAACATCAAAGCTTGGTGAGGCTCAGATCGGCTATGGCGGCTTTCCATTTGTATTATCCTCACAGGGGATTGCACTGGTGCATCCAACGCTTGAAAGCGAAAGCCTGATGGATTATGACTTTATTCAGGACGTCTATAGTGACCAGGATGGAACCGGTTCAATTGAGTACACGTTAGAAGGCTCAGATAAGCTGCTCGTTTATTCGACCTCTGCCAACACAGGCTGGAAGGTTGGGGTAGCGTTTGAACAGAGTGATATCGCTGCTGAATCACAGTCTATTTTACTGCTGTTAATTGTGATTGGCGTAGCAACACTGATTGTCGCAGCGGTCATTATGTCGATTGTGGCAGGGCGTTTCTCAAAACCGATTGTGCGTTTAAATGAAGCGGTGCGTCAGGTGGCCAATGGGGATCTGAGTGTCAAATCAGATGTAAACTCCAAGGATGAAATCGGGGATCTGTCCCATCAGTTTAATCTGATGGTTGATCATATGAATGACATCATTTCAATGGTTAAAACATCTGTTGATGAAGTGCGTGGTTCTGCAGAAGGCTTGAGTGCTGTAGCAGAGGAAACGAATGCGTCCAGTGAGCAGGTAGCAAGTGCGGTCAGTGACATTGCAGACGGTGCGACCCAGTCCGCTGAGGAAGCAGATGAAGCAAACCGCCAGTCTTCACGTCTGAGTGATCAGATTAATACGATTTCAGAGCAGTCGAGACAAATGTCTGAAGTGGCGAGTGAAGCAGGGGAAGTCAATCAGAATGGTCTTAATCAGATGAAACAGCTAAAAGATTATCACGAATCCTCTGCAGGCTTTATTCTGTCTATGGAAAGTGTCATTCAAGACCTTGAGCAGAAGGTTCAGACGATCGAAAGCGTGATGTCGACAATTACAGACATTTCATCCCAGACGAATCTTCTGGCACTGAATGCTTCTATTGAAGCGGCGCGTGCGGGAGAGCATGGGAAAGGATTTGCTGTTGTAGCGGATGAAGTCCGTAAGCTTGCTGAACAGTCTGTACGTGCCACTGATGAAGTAAAGCAGACGATCGTAGACATTCAGGACAGCTCCAAGCGTGCCGTGTCAGAAATGGGACGCACGAAAGAAACCTTCGACAGCCAGTCTGAGGTTGTGGAGAAAACGAATGAAATCTTTATGCGTATGTCTGACTTTATGAGCACAATGGAGACATCCATTCTTGCTGTGTACCGTGAAATCGAAGATGTCTCTTCAAGCAAGGAAGTCGTGACGCGTGTTATTCAGGAAATGGCTGCGATGTCTGAGGAAACGGCCGCTTCCTGTCAGCAGGTTGCTGCGTCAACGGATGAGCAGGTGCGCGCGATCCAGACAGTGACAGAATCAGCAGAACGCTTAAGTGAATTAAGTGACGATCTCCTGCAGGCTGTGAATCGTTTTCAGCTCGCGGAAGATAAAAGTGAATTGAATTAA
- a CDS encoding YybS family protein, with the protein MDRQSTLRLTEGAILTAFFAVLLLITVYVPVISIITAFFLILPFLIYSAKYSINASLIMVGAAIGVSAIIGGIFSIPAAVAYGTTGIAMGWMVQQKKSKLTILLISSLVFLVNVVVQYAISIVVFEINVIEEFFTIMTESFNQSVTMFNNAGVDTEQVQEVWSQNMMMIELLLPTLLVFSVAVLMWITIAVNFPIAKRLKVDVPVFTPFRELTLPKSVIWYYLIVLLTALIGAPEEGTMFAYAIINLQIALELLMILQGLSFIQFYGHHKNWSKGLMVLVTILGILINPLTRILGIIDLGFDLRKRMSGK; encoded by the coding sequence ATGGATAGACAGTCTACATTGAGGCTAACTGAAGGTGCGATTCTGACAGCGTTTTTTGCTGTACTGTTACTCATAACCGTTTATGTGCCGGTGATTTCGATCATTACGGCGTTCTTTTTAATATTGCCGTTTTTAATTTATAGTGCTAAATATTCAATAAATGCATCACTGATCATGGTTGGTGCGGCAATTGGTGTGTCTGCAATTATTGGAGGGATTTTCTCGATTCCGGCAGCGGTTGCCTATGGAACGACCGGGATCGCGATGGGCTGGATGGTTCAGCAGAAAAAAAGCAAATTAACGATTTTGCTCATTTCATCACTGGTCTTTTTAGTGAATGTTGTTGTGCAGTATGCGATCTCTATTGTCGTGTTTGAGATCAACGTGATTGAAGAGTTTTTTACGATCATGACAGAATCATTTAATCAGTCTGTGACGATGTTCAATAATGCCGGGGTAGACACGGAGCAGGTGCAGGAAGTCTGGTCACAGAACATGATGATGATCGAGCTCCTGCTGCCGACGCTGCTTGTCTTCAGTGTCGCTGTTTTAATGTGGATTACGATCGCCGTTAACTTTCCAATCGCGAAGAGACTGAAGGTTGATGTGCCGGTTTTTACTCCGTTTCGCGAGCTGACTTTGCCGAAAAGCGTGATCTGGTATTACCTCATTGTGCTATTAACAGCATTGATCGGTGCGCCGGAGGAAGGGACGATGTTTGCTTATGCGATTATCAACCTGCAGATTGCGCTTGAATTGCTGATGATTTTGCAGGGGCTGTCGTTTATCCAGTTTTACGGGCATCATAAAAACTGGAGTAAAGGGCTTATGGTTCTTGTGACGATTCTGGGAATATTAATCAATCCATTAACCCGCATTTTAGGTATAATAGACTTAGGCTTTGATTTACGAAAGCGAATGTCCGGAAAGTGA
- the rpsR gene encoding 30S ribosomal protein S18, with the protein MAGGRRGGRRRKKVCYFTSNGITHIDYKDVDLLRKFISERGKILPRRVTGTSAKYQRMLTIAIKRSRTMALLPFVSGE; encoded by the coding sequence ATGGCAGGAGGACGCAGAGGCGGTCGTCGTCGTAAAAAGGTGTGCTACTTTACTTCAAACGGTATTACACACATCGATTATAAAGACGTAGATCTACTAAGAAAGTTTATCTCAGAGCGTGGAAAAATTCTTCCACGTCGTGTGACTGGAACAAGCGCTAAGTATCAGCGTATGTTAACAATCGCAATCAAACGTTCACGTACAATGGCATTACTACCATTCGTATCTGGTGAATAA